A window of the Peptostreptococcaceae bacterium genome harbors these coding sequences:
- a CDS encoding type Z 30S ribosomal protein S14 has translation MAKKSLKVKQSRKAKFSTREYNRCRICGRPHAYLRKFGICRICFRELAYKGQIPGVKKASW, from the coding sequence ATGGCGAAAAAATCTCTTAAAGTTAAGCAATCAAGAAAAGCAAAATTCTCCACAAGAGAATATAATAGATGCAGAATATGCGGAAGACCGCATGCTTATCTGAGAAAATTCGGTATATGTCGTATTTGTTTTAGAGAATTGGCTTACAAAGGCCAAATACCGGGAGTCAAAAAGGCTAGCTGGTAA
- the rplE gene encoding 50S ribosomal protein L5 translates to MARLKEKYKNETAKALMEKFKYKNVMEIPKLEKIVVNMGVGDAKENAKILNVAADELSIITGQKPVITIAKKSVANFKLREGMPIGTKVDLRGEMMYEFFDRLVNIALPRVRDFRGLKTSAFDGRGNYSMGVKEQLIFPEIEFDKIDKVRGMDIVFVTTAQTDEEAYELLKLMGMPFSN, encoded by the coding sequence ATGGCTAGACTAAAGGAAAAATACAAGAATGAAACAGCAAAAGCCTTGATGGAAAAATTCAAATACAAAAATGTTATGGAAATTCCCAAGCTTGAAAAAATTGTTGTGAACATGGGCGTTGGAGATGCTAAGGAAAACGCGAAGATATTAAATGTGGCTGCCGACGAATTATCCATAATAACCGGGCAGAAACCTGTCATAACGATAGCGAAAAAATCTGTGGCAAATTTCAAATTGCGTGAAGGAATGCCAATTGGTACTAAGGTCGATCTCAGGGGTGAAATGATGTATGAGTTTTTCGATAGACTCGTAAACATTGCACTTCCAAGGGTAAGAGATTTTCGGGGTCTTAAGACGAGTGCTTTCGACGGAAGAGGAAATTATTCCATGGGCGTTAAAGAACAGCTCATTTTTCCGGAAATTGAGTTTGACAAGATTGACAAGGTTCGTGGAATGGATATCGTTTTCGTAACGACAGCCCAGACTGATGAAGAGGCTTATGAACTTCTCAAACTGATGGGTATGCCATTCAGCAACTAA
- the rplX gene encoding 50S ribosomal protein L24, which produces MHIKKNDTVVVISGKDKGKQGKVLQAFPKTDKVIVEAVNMVTKHQKPSAKVQQGGRVHQEAPIHASNVMLYDVKAKAPTRVGSKRLKDGKKVRISVKTGEVID; this is translated from the coding sequence ATGCATATCAAAAAAAATGACACTGTTGTCGTTATTTCAGGAAAAGACAAAGGCAAGCAAGGCAAAGTTTTGCAGGCTTTTCCCAAAACAGATAAAGTTATAGTAGAAGCTGTCAATATGGTGACAAAGCATCAGAAGCCTTCAGCTAAGGTTCAACAAGGTGGAAGAGTTCACCAGGAAGCGCCTATCCATGCGTCTAATGTAATGCTCTACGATGTAAAGGCAAAAGCACCTACAAGAGTGGGCAGCAAGAGACTCAAAGACGGTAAAAAAGTACGAATCTCGGTCAAAACTGGAGAAGTGATTGACTGA